Below is a window of Phyllopteryx taeniolatus isolate TA_2022b chromosome 16, UOR_Ptae_1.2, whole genome shotgun sequence DNA.
acttctttaatacataaaatgctttatgaaattataaacattcaaaacagtttttttcacaactggaaaaaaaacttaaaataaaaatacttaaataaaaaaaaaaactataataaaacactgttattacattaaaaaaaatcgaatttaaaaataatccaaacaaaaaaagaaattttaaaatGGTCACTTATTAATCCACTTGCTGGTTTGTGTCCCGCCTTCCTACATGGTGTACTCCCATTGGTTGGCTTTTGAGTCACTGCTGATCAAGATGCTTCAACCTCCTCATGTAAAGACTGACAAAAGATTCAGTGCTGAATTGAACTCGATGAAATGTTTTGTCCTACCTCGAACCTCCAGCTTGCACTCCACCTCGTCCTCTCCAAGCGCGTTGATGGCCTTGCAGGAGTAGCGTCCGCCGTCGTACAGGCTGGGTTTGCGGATGTTCAGCGTCAGCACGCCCTGGTTGTTCTGCATCAGGAACTTGGGGTCCTCGCCAATGATCATCTTGTTCTTCATCCAAATGATCTTCGGCTACAGCGGGAAGAGAAGAGCTCAAGATTGAAGCTAACGCTCACTTGGCGTAAAAGTGGCAGTACCTTCGGGTAGCCGCGGACGGCACAGCTGATGGCCGTGGTGTAGCCCGCCACCACACTCCGGTCCACCAGGGGCGCTGTGAACTTGGGGGACGCGCTCTGGTCCTTCTCTTTGAAGGGCGGAGGCTTGTATTCCAAACCTGGAGGACCGATCGGGCAGTGGTGCAAATACTTCATTggtgtacttaagtagatttttcaggtatctgtactatacttggcggcacggtgggcgactggttagcacgtctgcctcacagctctgaggacccgggttcaaatccggcctcacctgtgtggagtctgcatgttctccccgtgcatgtgtgggttttctccgggttctccggtttactcccacattccaaaaacatacttaagtacagtgagcaagtactttttttttctcacctcaGCAGTCAggtatatttagcattttaatcTTTAACATTTTAGCACGGCGTGTCGCTTACCCGTCTTGCAGACGAGCGCCGTGTTGGTGCTGATGCCAGGCTTCTCGCTCGGGCCGCAGACGTTCTCGCTGAAGACTCGGAAGGAGTACTCGTTGCCCATGACCAGGTCGGACACGGTGCAGTTGGGCCGCCGGTTGTGCTCGTACACGGTGAACCAATCCTGGCGTGATTGGAGACGGACGGATGAGCTGAGGGATCATCACCTTCACACTCACAAATCAGTTGTAAAAATGTCATAAGCGTGTTAGGCTAGGGTGAAgtgcctgtaaagtgaaaataaatgtcttgtaagGTCATCACACCGCAGataccctgccaaatttgaacaattaaaaaaaaaaaaaagccaattacATAAAATCAGGcatcaaaattatgaaaaatcgAGACATTTTCTCAgctctcagatgctgtgggTGTGCGCTGAAACCACACTCTACTCATCTGTCAACTACCAATCAAACACCTGGAAAAAATGGAGGTTATCTTGTCTAGTTTCTTTCTTAAGCTTACACATAACTACCGGTACATTTGTATTTGCcttgttgggcaaagggttccgTCATTGCAAACTGACGTGGAACAAGAGATgtcctgtgttttttgtttccagctgaagaaatttggtgggatatatatgtatatgtgttttTGAGCTAGGGTTAGGGTACGGGTTGGATGAGTTGGGGTTAAGGTTACAGTTTGGGTTTGGTTTAGTAGGGTTTGAGATTAGGGATATGGTTGTGGATTAGGGAGACGGTTGAGGTTAGGGTTGGGTTGAGGGTTTAGGTTAATGGTTTGAGTTAGGGTGAGGAAGATTAGGGCAAGGTTACCGTTTGGGTTCAGGTTACGGGGTTCAGGTAAAGATTAAGGGTAGGCTGCTGTTGCCCACCTTGACTTTTGGGTTACTGTCGGGagttattgtaaaaaataaaaaacaaaacaaaaagaattagcGATCCAGTCAGACATGGCCGACCTTGGTCTTCATGTCGGCCTTCTGAATCGTATAGCCAATGATCTCCGCGTTGCCGTCGTCTTTGGGTGGCTTCCACTCCAGCGAGGCGTTGAAGCCCCAAACGTCGGTGACGCGCACCTCCACGGGGGGCCCCGGTTTTTCTACATCAAGAAACATGACAGGAATGTTCTTTTTGGAAGATGATTTgcgagcggggggggggggggggggggggctggtggGTTTTCATCTTCTCATTAGCTCAACCTTCTCAAGCGTCAAGTATGAACCTAATCCTGGTCTACATACAAATAATCCTATGGCGTAATCCCTTTGACCTGTGAAGAGATGAGGAATGAGCTGGCGGTCAGGATTAAACCACCGCTTTGATGACTTTGGGAAGTTGGGAATGAGGAGTTGTGATCACACGAAGAGATTTGTGCTCATCCCCGCCACATTGCGGGCACATGCGATGAACCTGCGACTCACCAACGACCTGGATGCGGATGTCAGCGCGGTCCTCCATATTCTCGATCTGCACGGCCAGCGTGTACGTGCCCGAGTGGACCCTCTCGGCCGAGCGGATGAAGAGGATAGTGTCCACCTCGCTGGTACGTGTGCCCACGCTCCGGTCCTCCAGGGGAACGCCGTCCTTGTACCAGGCGGCGACTGGGCGAGGTTTACCCTGGAAGGATCCAAGATAAAGACAACagacagattttctttttttcgtttACCTTTTCAATctaccttttattttttatttctgcgATGTAATAGTTTTCAAGCATAAAGCCAAAGGCTCCGCCCCGGCTGAACCCCCCCAAGACTCCTGAGTGCATTTggctcattcacacacacacaaaaaaagaaaaagatgggaatcaaatattaaaatgagcAAGTCAGCAATTCTAAATCTGCCAGTCGTTACTTCACCGCCACTTGACCTACTTCGTGCCAACGCACTGACTTTTTTGAAGGATATTTTTGGCTTCTTCACTCTGCTTTTAAATCACAgctgcatgttttttgtgaGTCAACAATAAGACAACAGGAGATTACTAGAAAAGCTACCTTTCCCGAGCTCTAACTGTAACCCCACTTCTAATGCCTGGCTCCGACTACAAGAATTTACCCCCGTTAATGGCCTAATTTGCTATCGCAAATCATTTTTCAGATAGGgcgggacatattttgccaggAACGAAAAATTCCCTTTTAGTGTGGCATAATCTCAAAATGATTCGGCCCTACGAGAAACCCTACGATGCCAAAAGGAAAAGTTTAGCATGATTGATCTTtttggtgggcgactggttagcacatccgcctcacagttctgaggacccgagttgaAATCCGGCCTTCCTATGTGGAGTCGGCGtgttcttcccatgcctgcgtggattttctccaggtactgcggtttcctcccacattccaaaaacatgcatggtaggttaattgatgactaaaATTGTCTGTCATGTGCCGTACGACTGGCTTGGCGACCGAGACCAGAACTCACAgagaccaagacaagaccaagacttctGGGAGTCGAGATTGAGTCAAgaccattaaaaaatacattttcaaaaccatGACAAGGTTGGGGGGTTGCCTCAGTCACAACACCACAAAGGTTGCAGTCGTtacaggggtggtgggggggttaGTAACACTTGAAATTaaggtatttattatttaaacaagTGCTTCTCCATATTCTCACATTTATGAAGTTGAAGAATAGATGACCAGTACTGGTCTCAATGGAAAATCCTGAGTCCGGCCAGTACGAGACCGAGACAaggaccaagacttttgggagtcgagTCAGAGACCAGAGCAAGATcttcaaaatgtggtcttgACACCGGTCTTGAGACCAGGACCTGTCTCGAGTGTTACATCACTACCAAACCTTCCACTCCGGAGGACCTAGTGACAAcaccacatgttttttttcttcttttgttcttttttttcaacacaaaacacTGCCACAATCAAAACTAGCGCCTCTTCCTcgatgattgttgttgttgccgctATGGCAACGGCCGCATCTGGCAGCATTGATACTTTTTCATTCCCACCGCGGTAGATTTGCCAGTGATCTGACCGAGACACGGcaggattttatggcagtagtctgacatagtgccatcATGTGAGACTCACACTGTCCTAAGTAGGTGTAAATCCAAAATCAGGCTGACCTGGAAGGGGATGACCAAGTTGACCTTCTCTCCAACAACTTTAATCAGTCTGGTTCTCAGCTGGCGTGGTAAGCGGATCTTGGGGTGTTCTGCAGAACAATGTAGATAATATAGAAGCTCATTGTTGACATCTTCCCTCAAGATCGGTCTTGACCGCGACTTCGCTTCTCTGACCCATGATCTCTCTGATGGTGACGCCCTGACAGAGCGTGGCTGGGGGGCTGCGTCCGGCAATGTTGATGGCCACCACCCGGAACAACATCTTCTCCCCCACCGGCAGATCTTTCACCCGGTACTGGTTTTTCTCCACTGGCTTCTTGTTGGCCGGCACCCACTCGTCACCTGAAGATGACTGACAGCTCATTAGCtcatttagctttttttcaAACCTGAGCAACACAttgtcactaaaataacaacattgcaaatcGTCTTCCCTTTTtttgattgcaaacatttttgttaccaatccccatttcaaaataaactgaattaacaactttttactggcttctggtttcaaatatgtattgattttttttgtgtgtgtatatgtaataacatgaggcaattgtacaattactgtatatgtgttcgCGCTCATGACGGCCCTCGGagtgaaaccataactacgatgtggcccgcagcaaaaatgagtttgacatccctggaTTAGTTGCTCGCTAACATTGTTGTCTTTGGAGCTGcactttctttcaaaaaaatgttttcccacgAATGCGTTCAGGGTCAAGTACGCCCAACGTCCATCCAACTTACTTCCTTCTTTGCAGTACTCAATGATGTAACCGTCAATGCCGCCTGGTCCCACTTTCTCCGGAGGAAGCCACCGGAGAGCACAGGTGGAATCTGTCACGTCCTCCACCAAGAGACGAATGGGCTCGCTGGTGGGGGCTGGTGAGAGACAAAAGCCATGTGAACATGTCGTGGAAACACATTTCCCATGGTTGCACTGCTTCCAGGAAGTATGTGCAGCTGTTAGATATTTCGTCCAattagatttcagcctctacgtGTTGTCATGTCAGTCTAATCTGCCGAGGGCATTCAGAATCAGTATTGCTGGCTGATTCAACCTAAACTTAATTAGCAATTGgattgtttctttaaccaatcagatttcaaattcgtcctcgatgacatcatcatttttCCTCCTCTGGTCGATCAGAGCAAAACCTGTTACAACCAACTTCGACTAGTTAAATATTTCTGCAGCGATCTGcacacaatcaataaataatcagCATCTTTTTTGAGTAtcaagtatttgtatttattttttttaactcattcactgccatggacgtTTATATTGAACAACTGGAATctaaccgtttactgccacaaGCACGTTTCAACGGCTAGGCGAGCAAAAGGgcctcgcccagcttgtctgtgagattcaggtttgtaaaccactgcaaTGACGAAAAGATCACAGTAGAAGGCGATGTTGCATCCCTTCGGATTTGGACTCAAGATTAGGTGGTGAATCTTGCCTTGTCACGTCGATTACGAGGGAGAGAAATCTACCGATGTTCTCCAGCTGATTACTAACGaacggaaaaagctagaaattgacttttttattCCGGTGAAAGAAGAGCGTCTACTCTTTCTTCTGGTAAGTGGCTATATTGTTACAGAATGCAATATTCCGTGGGTCCTGAAAGATCAgataaaatgcttttaaatagcgggcaatatggggaactcagCTTTGAAAACagcctggcagtgaatgtgttaatgttaTCAAACAATTCTGAACCGCTCCAGATCCAGATGATGAATGTGGCACACCTGAATgctattgtgtgttttttgtttgtttgtttttttttaatagtattgATGGCTTCTATAATTGTGACGTGATAGTTTTGGTATTAAGAGGCGGATTAAGTGCCCACTGAAGGCCCACATACCAAATGCGAGGCCCACCACTGCGTAAATGTGACATGAACAAGTAAACATTTGAGTGTCTGTGCACCGATTGGCATGAAGGGCTTGGAGTTGACACTGGGCTGCGAGATCCCAATGCCATTGACGGCAAACACTCTCATCTCGTAAAGGACGCCCTCGATCATCTTCTTGGCTTCGTACGTGGTGGCCTCGTACACGTCAAAATTGAGTTTGGTCCACCTGGATGAGCCGATCTTCTTCCTCTCCATCAGGTAACCTGGAGCCATGAGGCCAGAGATGTCACTATGCAATCCAATGTTAGGTGGAATATCAGTTTTGGTGGCTGGGGGAAATGGGTAGGGTCACCTTTAACGGGCACGCCGCCATCAAACGCGGGAGGGTCCCATGTGATGGTGGCGCAGTTCTCGCCCACCGATGTGCACTTGACATTCTCGGGAGGGTCGGGCACATCTAGCGTGCCAAGGAACAGACGggacaagaggaagaagaaggcgAAATCATGTTATGTGTAAACAGAGAAACATATTGTTGTGTTTGCATCATTTTATCCAACTAACTGAAACATATCCTAACCCTTACTCTGAAAATAACCCTAACTAATAACCCAATGCTAACCATACTCTAACCCTTAACACCAAACCTAATCCTACCTAGCCTAAACTCTAACCTTCACCCAACTACTACCATAACACTAATACCAACCCTAACCAACCCTTCTTACATTAACCATAACCCAACCCTGACCTAACCATACCTTAacccagtggttctcaactgtcaACCGCATTTTCCAATTGTTGCAAAGTCACAACCGACTTTCATCGAAGTTAAGGGCAataaagaatgttttttgtttttgtttaaaaatagcctcttaAAAACATATCTGCAGTATATTATGCACCAAAGGCATATTGCTTGCCATGATGTCCGGCAGCCAAGGGCTgcgctgcactgtatttgtcgACAGATTAAAGTAGCGGCTAGAGAAGTAACATTTCTTCTCACTTTCCTACTATGGTCCATCTGGGAACTTAGAACGCGTTTGTTTTgtacatgtcattttttttactagctgtctGCGACGCACCCAAAATGGGTCCGCGACCCACTTTTaggtcccgacccaccagttgagaatcaccgTCCTAACccttaaaaaacaaatctaactCTAACCCTACCCTAATTTTTCTCTACCAGTTTGTCATATGGTCCCTAAAACCAAATTTAACCCTAACCATAGCCTACTGTTAACCCAATAATGACCGAACCCCTAAAAACCAAACACCCTACCCTCTCTAACCAAGCGTAATGGTATCATAGCATACCTCACATATCATTATACTGCCCCTAATGCCGCCGTAACCCAAACTAACCCCTAAAACCAAACACCTTATTTGCCTGAAACAAACCTAGTCATACGCTATTGTGACATACCGTAATCTGCCCTAACTACACCCTACCATACTCTATCCTATCCCTAATTTAACTGAATCCTTATCCAACCACGCCCGAAAACCAAACACCTTACCTGCTATGATCAGACCAAAAACCTTACCTTCTTTAAGCATACCTAACCATACCTTATTCTAACCCTAATCTTATCCCTACTCCAGCCATAACCTTGGGTCTAACCCCTCTAAAACCAAATACCGAACCTACCCTAACATGTGTAGCAACACCAAAAACCGGTCATGCCCAACTAACCCACGACCTTGACGAAGAGCTCAGCTTTGTCCTCTCCAGCGGGGTTGGTGACAGTGAGCGAGTAGAAGCCTTCGTCCTCCTTCTCCGCCCCCTGGATGACGAAGCTGCTCAGGGTCTTCCTGGTCTCCACGCGGACCCTCCCTTCCGCCTCGCTCACTGTCTACGCCGCAGTCCATAAAACACACTGTTATGCGACCTTTGCACTGAAATCACGAGACGGGAACCACCGCCTCGCTCACCTTGTTGCCCTTCATCCAGCACACGACGGGAGGGGGATCCCCCGAGATCTCCACGTCGAAGCGGAGTTTGTTCCCGGCCACCACCGTTATGGTGTTGTTGCTCCCTGTGCCGCTCGTGTCCAGGTGGATCTTGGGAGGGTCTGTCACGTGACATGTATTAATGTTGCAGTATCTAATGAATGCCACTAGAATAATACAATGAATTACTGCTTGATAATAAACCATGATTTATGACTGAATATTACTAAAATAATCCAGCAATTACTCATGAATAATCATGTAATAAAGAATTACtactgaataaaaatgttatcaTAATTATCTGAAGCCTGTGAATAATCCAGTAATTACTACCGAATACTCATGTAATGATCCATGAATTATGATTGAATATTAGTccagtatttatgtatttttaaaaaaaactcttgaTTAAAAACCCAGTAATACTTTTTTAGTTCTTGTGTCATGATCAGGTTATTACTACTGAACAGTCGTGTAATGATccgtatattttttttactgaataccactaaaaacaatatttaatcaATCAACTGCCCCATTATAATTGGTTGGTACCCATCTAATAAACCCGTAATTAGTATTGAAATGCCTTGTAAAATATGATTTATGACTGAATGATACTaaaatatttcagtatttactCAAGGATACTATCATCATTATCCAGAAATTATTACTTAATAGTACTGGAACATTTCAGTTCATACTGCTCGATACCTGTGTAATAATCTAGTAATTActaatgaatattttaacaatggaatactaataaaataattaagtaTTTACTCATTAATACTAGCATAATAATGAAGTTAGCTGTAATATTGCTTAAAACTCGTGTCATAAcactaattacaataaaatattcaaGTAATAATTCTTCCTAACTCATGATTACTACTATAAACTTTAGTagctactaaaaaaaaaaataggaaggaAATAATGGTAATCAACGCCTACTCATCAACAGTACTGAAACAATTTGGTTACTAAGGTTAAATAGTgtgtaataatagtaataacgATTAACGATTACGATTAAtaatcgtaataataataataattgaataataaagTACTGAGTACGAGGGACTCACCTTGTCTGGGAACGTAGTCAATCTTGATTTCTGCAAGAAAAGAACACGAGTCAGCTCACATTTGCTAAATATAATACTTAAAATTATACTTTACTGGCTCACCCAGGAAGTTGAGCTTGGCCGATAGGGAGAGCGCGTAGCCGTCGGGCACGAAGGTGTAATCGCCCACGTCAGAGGGCTTCACGTCGCTGATCGTCAGTTTGTGTGTCCTGGAGACATCGCACGGTTACCATGGACACCACAGTCTTTGCTTGAGCAGCAATTAAGCAACAGAGAGGAGACGTTTCTTTTCCCCGGCAACAAAATCACCCCAAATGGTTTTCACCTTGCGTGACCGCTGTCGCCTTAGCATGTCTGTGATGGAGGGATTACGCAGAGAAGCCGACGACCCTGGGGGTGTTTGTCTGCAagtacgtgtgtatgtgtgtgtgtgtgtgttaaaatggCTACACTTTTGCTGATTACTCCCTAATCTGAAAAATGGGTCAAACACTAAGAGAAACATTTGGTATTGATCGTATGATGTCTAGAGTACAACAGCAGAGTGGACAAAGTGACTATCTTCACCGTCCAGTGTGACGAGTCTGATTTAGATACCTTCAAGTGGGACTCAGACGCCTTGCAGTCCATCATTGATATCTTCAGGAGCGACGGTGATACCTATCAGAGTCACTCCGATATCTTCGAGTGTGATAAGTGCAACTCAGATATCTTCCAGGGCGACTCCAAGACCTTAGAGCGCGACTAATACAACTGATTCATTGTACGACTCCattgtaaaaattgtaaaaaaaaaaaaataataattatatatatatatatatatatatataaaactagtGCACTAGTTTGTATTCTGAGTATTTTTAGAGGTATACGAGATAAACCCTGTGAGATAATGAGGGTACCTTGGATTGTAAACCTTATTTTCCAGTTGTGATGATACGCTACATTTATTGCTACTTTCAAAAGAGcatcatctttaataacaatacagattaGCTGGTTCTGTCATGTTACAAATCACCTGAATGAAAACACATGTGATTGCTGCTTTGCTTGCGTCCGGTGACCTCACCGCTAGTAGTGACTGAACTACTGTTATATAACGCTATTGCTAGCAgtaacacatactgtacctagAGGCACGTACGTATGCAGGCACCAGTGAGTGACGGGCTGTACTGACTCCGTTGTGTGTAATCACGTGAGTGATACTTGACTGAGTGAAACTAGGAGCTCGACGGACGTGAAACCAGGAGCTCGACGGATGGCTCACTGCGGAAACTCACGTAGCCGGGGCGAGGAGGCGACTCTGACTGTGACTGAAATACCTTCCAATGTGTGTCATCTTGATGCGCTCGCCGGGCTGCACCTCTACGCCGTCCTTGAACCACTTGCCCGTCACCTTCTCGTCAGACACCTCGCACTTGAACACTGCCTGCTCGCTGGCCTTCACCGTCAGGTCCGCAATGCTCTGCAGGACCTGCAGCTCCTTATCTGCACACAAGAGAAATGCAGCACATATTAGCTGCTAGCCTAGCAATTAGCAGCTGTTTCCAGTCCAAAGACTACAAAACTTCTATTTTTTTCACCAGAGTTTGGCTTTTTTGAGGCAACATTGAAGGAAAATTCCAGAGATTTAGCTGCATTGCAGGGAAGATGAAGACGCAGATGGGACCCTGGCGTCACTTGCGGACATGCAGAGCAAATTACCCTGACGAATGACGCCAGGATAGGCGGACTCCCAGATAAATTGAGCAGTATTAATTATGGCCGGAACGAATTGATGAGCTTCCACGCTTGTCCGAATGGAAAACATCAACATGTAGCGACAGCTAACCTAATTGAAATACCTGTCAGCAAACTTCCCGCCGATGCTGACGGCCAATTAGCTTGTGGCTCAGCTCCCATTAGCTCTCACTTTGGTTTCATGCGCTATTTGATGCGTTATCTTCGTTTAAGATCGAGAACCGCGTGACGCTGTCAGCTCGATTCACAAATCTGCGGCaaggcagaggtgggagtaagtcacctATGTGCAAGTTAGAAATAACTCTCATGCCTTAAATTTCTGGTTTCACGCAAGTCCCAAGTGACTCTGAACGTGCGTTGCTTTAAGTGGCCGAGCGTGGCCTGTTGAGTGAGGTCAGAGTCAGAGAATGAGAGTGAAGAGTTGGCTGACTGGTAAATGGCCAACCCACTGGACTCGAGTCAAGTCGAGTCAAATAACACGAGGAGCCAAGCGGTACCTTCTACTTCCAGCTCGGCCTTGGACTCTCCGCCGTTGGTCAAGGCAAAGTAGGTGCCGATGTCCTCCTTGGCGGCATCATTTATGATCAAAATGTGCTTCTTGCCATCCTTCTTGAATCTGTACTTTGAAGCTGCGCTCTCTTTGGTCAGCTCCTCCCCGTCTTTCATCCTGAAGACCAAACGCGCACTCGTTCAGGACTCTTGAGATGCGGTGATCATTCACAAAAAGGAAGGGTCTCGCTCACCATTTCACGTGCGCACCTTCCTCGGAGACCTCCACCTCGAACTCCACTTTCTCACCCACCACCGTGTGGACGTCGTCTAGAAGCTTGGTGATGGTCACCGGAGGCTCtgaacgacaaaaaaaaaaacaaagtcaaacatATACCAAAGCCTCACATTTCACGCaccaattcacacacacattcattcaccAATGGGTGGCTGCTGCCATACAAGGCGCTGACAAGCCCACGGGGAGCTAagtagggttcagtgtcttgcccaagcaCACTTCGACATAcggacagtcggagccgggattcgatTCGCGGCTGTGAATGGATTCAAGCATCAAAATAGGAAATCCTAATATGTACATATTTTGAATAGCACATATGAGTTGTTCAGCAACTTCAAGATGCCTTCAAAGGACGCCTCCAAATGAtgagacattcattcatttgtgctGCCCAAGCATGACACGAAACCATAAATATAGTCAATATTTATAGTAGAGTATAGAAAAAAACTTCTTATTTGATTTGtagtaattgtattatttataggTATTATAATTGCAgagtatttattgtcattttatttttagttatagtatttatttaaattgtatttcattgtatttttatttttctgtattattatgattatataatttattgaaatatataatattattaataataataagaagaagaagaacaacgacaacaacaataggaacaagagcaagaagaagaagaagaatagaagaaaaatatacaattttatttgtaaCTGTATCCTTATAGTATGGACTTTTAATcgtattgttgtattttactgaTATTATTTATtctattgtgtttattttaattgtattatattttatttaaattgtatttataccTTGATTTTTAGAAATGttattaatatttacagtagttctatctttttgttttgatgtggttactgaaatgttatttatattcattttaatgtattcatttattgtatttatttttcattgtttattgTAAATTTATGTTGCATTATTCtctattatatttatttcagttgAATTTTtatcttgattttattttataaattattttaataattctttacagtactttgtatttaactttatacATATATCATATTTACTTTagtatattattgtatttgtcattttatgttaattatttcatcatttgtcattttattttgagtttTAATTGCATTCATAGCttatgtactgttttttttttttccaatgattatttcagaaacaaatattcattcagtttatttaatttaatatattttatatttgagaTGTGCTTTACATTTTCCAGCACATATTGTACACAGCTTTTCGGGAACGACATCACATTCCCTGCACAGTTAGCACGTTGATCACCATAATGTTTTTCATATTACCAGCATGCCTGCTTCGTCTTGTGTCGCGTGTGGGGACTACTGAACAGTGAATATTCCCTTTTGGAGGAATACATGATTTTCCGTGCAGATGAGTTTACGATGACGCGGCATCAAGACAAACAGGTGAGTCAGCTACCTTTGACAAAGACCTCGGTGAAACACTTGTCTTCGCCCACCACACACTCGTAGGCCGCATCGTCCGACAGGTTGCACTTGTTGATGGTGAGCGTGCGTCGATTGCCCACGCTCTCAAACACGTACCTGCCAGACAAACCGTTTGTTGAATTTatgaattttatttgtattaatttaatttccaaatgagttgtattttttcatattaaatgaATTGTATTCTATATtgtattctatatttttttaaatacttttattgGAATACTTAAtggatatattattattattattattattcattttttaacttcagtaaccttttaaaaaaatattcatcattATTCGACATTGTACACTTCCTATACTTTATCATATATTTACGTACCGGCCATAATTTCTAATAATGTATCAGTTTAATAGAATCATCTTTCCTTTTAATTTGGAC
It encodes the following:
- the mybpc2a gene encoding myosin binding protein Ca isoform X2; this translates as MSSPPPPAAHAVFLPPRLAGIHVSSRSANSEPSDELPPDEVTPGEDPQLTGLTGLFVLKPESADAIKGQDVTFSAKVDSSTLMRKPTMKWLKGKWLDLGSKAGKHLQFKETYDRNTKIYTYEMRIVKVADGDAGGYRCEVTSKDKCDSCTFEVSVQAVEEQQQDNILEAFKRSGDAGEDAGDLDFSALLKKREKKQPQAPQEEVDVWDILKAAKPCDYEKIAFEYGITDLRGMLKRLKKMKTVEPKKSDAFLKKPEPAYSVDKGRRIQLSVEVADPDAPVKWLKNGHEIKPSAKYVFESVGNRRTLTINKCNLSDDAAYECVVGEDKCFTEVFVKEPPVTITKLLDDVHTVVGEKVEFEVEVSEEGAHVKWMKDGEELTKESAASKYRFKKDGKKHILIINDAAKEDIGTYFALTNGGESKAELEVEDKELQVLQSIADLTVKASEQAVFKCEVSDEKVTGKWFKDGVEVQPGERIKMTHIGRTHKLTISDVKPSDVGDYTFVPDGYALSLSAKLNFLEIKIDYVPRQDPPKIHLDTSGTGSNNTITVVAGNKLRFDVEISGDPPPVVCWMKGNKTVSEAEGRVRVETRKTLSSFVIQGAEKEDEGFYSLTVTNPAGEDKAELFVKVVDVPDPPENVKCTSVGENCATITWDPPAFDGGVPVKGYLMERKKIGSSRWTKLNFDVYEATTYEAKKMIEGVLYEMRVFAVNGIGISQPSVNSKPFMPIAPTSEPIRLLVEDVTDSTCALRWLPPEKVGPGGIDGYIIEYCKEGSKLDGRWAYLTLNAFVGKHFFERKCSSKDNNVSEQLIQGCQTHFCCGPHRSYGFTPRAVMSANTYTVIVQLPHVITYTHTKKINTYLKPEASKKLLIQFILKWGLVTKMFAIKKREDDLQCCYFSDNVLLRFEKKLNELMSCQSSSGDEWVPANKKPVEKNQYRVKDLPVGEKMLFRVVAINIAGRSPPATLCQGVTIREIMEHPKIRLPRQLRTRLIKVVGEKVNLVIPFQGKPRPVAAWYKDGVPLEDRSVGTRTSEVDTILFIRSAERVHSGTYTLAVQIENMEDRADIRIQVVGLVHRVRAQPAAQLHRVRPGHGQRVLLPSLQRERLRPEREAWHQHQHGARLQDGFGIQASALQREGPERVPQVHSAPGGPECGGGLHHGHQLCRPRLPEAEDHLDEEQDDHWRGPQVPDAEQPGRADAEHPQTQPVRRRTLLLQGHQRAWRGRGGVQAGGSSGQGESRGGKEMRTDLNG